One genomic region from Deltaproteobacteria bacterium encodes:
- the flhA gene encoding flagellar biosynthesis protein FlhA, whose protein sequence is MTRSARSDIFVAAGVLGVLALTILPLPPRLMDALLALSLCAAVLTFLVSIYVDKPLDFSTFPSLLLFVTLFRLSLNIATTRMILSHGGDGDGAVGRVIQAFGEFAVGGNFVVGGVVFLIIVIVNFIVITKGAERISEVSARFTLDALPGKQMAIDADLGAGLITEKQARERRAALERQTDFYGAMDGASKFVRGDAVAGLLITGINIIGGMIIGVAQNDMSAADAASTYTVLSIGDGLMSQIPALLVSTGAALLTTRSSRDESLGQSLGAQLFSRRRPLAIVAAILTTLGLVPGMPTLALVGLGAIVGIGAMKAKEGPAAGNDRTDVDRPAPADPTDPAVQQQEIANLLPIDLLSLEVGLDLLGMVDADRGGELLTRIASVRKQLAAELGLIVPPVHVRDDLTMRPGAYRVLVSGVPVAEGEVRANKLLAIDPSGTGTRGIAGEQVTEPTFGLPAKWIDPADRARVEAAGCTVVDASAVIATHLTEVIRRNAADLFGRREAQELIELAGKRDEKVVEELIPNLMSLGEVIQVLRNLLREGVSIRDMRTILETLADHAGRTKDPDELTELVRQRLGRRITRANLSDAGDLRAMVLDPRAEDLFREGARGELRNPRALTKLTETLERAARAALERDEPPLLVVAPDVRRAVAAVAERHIPGLQVMSYREIDPSIPFVTRGVVAAEEATA, encoded by the coding sequence GTGACCCGCTCGGCCCGCAGCGACATCTTCGTGGCCGCCGGCGTGCTCGGCGTGCTCGCGCTCACCATCTTGCCGCTGCCGCCGCGGCTGATGGACGCGCTGTTGGCACTGAGCCTGTGCGCGGCAGTGCTCACGTTCCTCGTTTCGATCTACGTCGACAAGCCGCTGGACTTTTCGACGTTCCCGTCGCTGCTGCTGTTCGTCACCCTGTTTCGGCTGTCGCTGAACATCGCAACCACGCGGATGATTCTGTCGCACGGCGGCGACGGCGACGGCGCAGTCGGCCGCGTGATCCAGGCGTTCGGCGAGTTCGCCGTCGGCGGCAACTTCGTCGTCGGCGGCGTCGTGTTCCTGATCATCGTCATCGTCAACTTCATCGTGATCACCAAGGGTGCCGAGCGCATCTCGGAGGTGTCCGCCCGGTTCACCCTCGACGCGCTGCCCGGCAAGCAGATGGCGATCGACGCCGACCTCGGCGCCGGCCTGATCACGGAGAAGCAGGCGCGGGAACGGCGCGCCGCGCTCGAGCGCCAGACGGACTTCTACGGGGCGATGGACGGCGCGTCCAAGTTCGTCCGCGGCGATGCGGTCGCGGGCCTGCTCATCACCGGCATCAACATCATCGGCGGCATGATCATCGGCGTCGCGCAAAACGACATGTCAGCCGCCGACGCCGCGTCGACTTACACGGTGCTGTCGATCGGCGACGGGTTGATGTCGCAGATCCCGGCGCTCCTCGTGTCGACCGGAGCCGCGCTGCTCACGACGCGCAGCTCGCGCGACGAATCCCTCGGCCAGTCCCTCGGCGCGCAGTTGTTCTCTCGCCGGCGGCCGCTCGCGATCGTCGCGGCGATCCTCACGACCCTCGGCCTGGTACCGGGCATGCCGACGCTGGCGCTCGTCGGCCTCGGCGCGATCGTCGGCATCGGCGCGATGAAGGCCAAGGAAGGGCCGGCCGCCGGCAACGATCGCACCGACGTCGACCGCCCGGCGCCGGCGGATCCGACCGACCCGGCGGTGCAGCAGCAAGAGATCGCCAACCTGCTGCCGATCGATCTGCTGTCGCTCGAGGTGGGGCTCGACTTGCTCGGCATGGTCGACGCCGACCGCGGCGGCGAGCTGCTCACGCGCATCGCGTCGGTGCGTAAACAGCTCGCGGCGGAACTCGGCCTGATCGTGCCGCCGGTGCACGTGCGAGACGACCTCACCATGCGGCCCGGGGCGTACCGCGTGCTCGTGTCGGGCGTGCCGGTCGCCGAGGGCGAGGTGCGCGCCAACAAACTGCTCGCGATCGATCCGTCGGGAACGGGTACTCGCGGCATCGCCGGCGAACAGGTGACCGAGCCGACGTTCGGCTTGCCCGCCAAGTGGATCGATCCGGCGGACCGCGCTCGCGTCGAGGCGGCCGGCTGCACGGTGGTCGATGCATCGGCCGTGATCGCGACGCACCTCACCGAAGTAATCCGGCGCAACGCCGCCGACCTGTTCGGCCGCCGTGAGGCGCAGGAGCTGATCGAACTGGCCGGCAAGCGCGACGAGAAAGTAGTCGAGGAGCTGATCCCCAACCTGATGTCGCTCGGCGAGGTCATTCAGGTGCTGCGCAACCTGCTGCGCGAGGGCGTGTCGATCCGCGACATGCGCACCATCCTCGAAACGCTGGCCGACCACGCAGGCCGCACCAAGGATCCGGACGAACTCACCGAGTTGGTTCGCCAGCGTCTGGGCCGTCGCATCACGCGCGCCAACCTCAGCGATGCGGGCGACCTGCGCGCGATGGTGCTCGACCCGCGCGCCGAGGATCTGTTTCGCGAGGGCGCGCGCGGCGAACTGCGCAACCCGCGCGCGCTCACGAAGCTCACCGAGACGCTCGAACGCGCGGCTCGCGCGGCACTCGAGCGCGACGAGCCGCCGCTGTTGGTCGTCGCGCCCGACGTGCGCCGGGCGGTCGCCGCCGTCGCCGAGCGCCACATCCCCGGCCTGCAGGTCATGAGCTACCGCGAAATCGATCCGTCGATCCCGTTTGTCACACGCGGCGTCGTCGCCGCCGAGGAGGCCACTGCATGA
- a CDS encoding flagellar motor switch protein FliM, whose protein sequence is MDGPPLDSKELEAIREAMQVASDAPPRPSDDIDPDDVSPLALIAEDRAAVTARPEGGKLGQRWARELRHTLRHLLSDDTAFEVVSSDVVDGPTLRDDLTAMWTAMVAPRGRRGHALIAVGGSVVEGLVARRLGDTGTVAESNRAPSRAALRLFDPLGRAVVTALVRAWRDAQACEVEPLTDADRAEAAGRALTDCELLVAVTLSVKGAVSGRLLIVARPETLVPPPAPVDAVPAPPGAIEDALGAVPVELRVDLGSAKMTRRQLAALHVGAVIELGSFVDDLLPVECGGVVKAYGRAVVHRGVLAVEIADTAARRNAA, encoded by the coding sequence ATGGACGGACCGCCGCTGGACAGCAAGGAGCTCGAGGCGATCCGCGAGGCGATGCAGGTGGCGTCGGACGCACCTCCGCGCCCCTCCGACGACATCGACCCCGACGACGTGTCGCCGCTGGCGCTGATCGCCGAGGATCGCGCGGCGGTCACCGCGCGCCCCGAGGGCGGCAAGCTCGGCCAGCGGTGGGCGCGCGAGCTGCGCCACACGCTGCGCCACTTGCTGTCCGACGACACCGCGTTCGAAGTGGTGAGCAGCGACGTGGTCGACGGCCCGACGCTGCGCGACGACCTCACCGCGATGTGGACGGCGATGGTCGCACCGCGCGGCCGTCGCGGGCACGCGCTGATCGCCGTAGGCGGCTCGGTCGTCGAGGGGCTCGTCGCCCGCCGGCTCGGCGACACGGGCACCGTCGCCGAGTCGAACCGGGCACCGTCGCGCGCCGCGTTGCGACTGTTCGACCCGCTCGGCCGCGCCGTGGTCACGGCGCTCGTCCGCGCGTGGCGCGACGCGCAGGCGTGCGAGGTGGAACCGCTGACCGACGCCGACCGGGCGGAGGCAGCCGGCCGCGCGTTGACCGACTGCGAGCTGCTCGTCGCGGTGACGTTGTCGGTCAAGGGGGCCGTGTCGGGCCGCCTGCTGATCGTCGCCCGGCCCGAGACGCTGGTCCCACCGCCCGCGCCGGTGGATGCGGTTCCGGCGCCGCCCGGCGCGATCGAGGACGCGCTCGGAGCCGTTCCCGTCGAGCTTCGCGTCGACCTCGGTTCGGCGAAGATGACGCGCCGCCAGCTCGCCGCCCTGCACGTGGGCGCCGTCATCGAGCTCGGCTCGTTCGTGGACGACCTGTTGCCGGTCGAGTGCGGCGGAGTCGTCAAGGCCTACGGCCGCGCCGTCGTTCACCGCGGCGTGCTCGCCGTCGAGATCGCCGATACCGCCGCGAGGAGGAATGCTGCATGA
- a CDS encoding flagellar motor switch protein FliN has translation MDMPQADATSSPSFEAVLHDVPLVVSVELGRVTMNLREVAQRLGPGSVIALNKAAGDTLDIRVNDRLVARGEAVAIGERCGIRIVEIVGAAEADRA, from the coding sequence ATGGACATGCCGCAGGCCGACGCGACGTCGTCGCCGTCGTTCGAAGCGGTGCTGCACGACGTGCCGCTCGTCGTGTCGGTGGAACTCGGCCGCGTGACGATGAACCTGCGCGAGGTCGCCCAGCGGCTCGGCCCGGGGTCCGTGATCGCGCTGAACAAGGCGGCCGGAGACACCCTGGACATCCGCGTCAACGACCGGCTCGTCGCACGGGGCGAGGCGGTCGCCATTGGCGAGCGCTGCGGCATTCGCATCGTCGAGATCGTCGGCGCCGCGGAGGCGGATCGGGCATGA
- the fliP gene encoding flagellar biosynthetic protein FliP, whose translation MGARAVARNARRPRGVNTAVQTAAQVAQSGGQATAIQLAVILAIASLAPAIVLTCTCFARFAIVFSFLRNGLATQAAPPSQVLVGLALFMTLFVMAPVIAQVNDKAVQPYLAGDIGEKQAFEAAAPPVRRFLLERTRAADLRLFYEVSSAPRPANADDVPMRIAIPAFVVSELRTAFEIGLVLLLPFLVIDLITATVLTSLGMIMLPPVIVSLPIKLLVFVAVDGWHLVVESLLRGVM comes from the coding sequence ATGGGCGCGCGAGCTGTTGCTCGCAACGCGAGGAGGCCGCGCGGCGTGAACACGGCGGTGCAGACGGCTGCGCAGGTCGCCCAGTCCGGCGGCCAGGCCACGGCAATCCAACTCGCCGTCATCCTGGCGATCGCGTCGCTGGCGCCCGCGATCGTACTCACCTGCACCTGCTTCGCCCGCTTCGCCATCGTCTTTAGTTTCCTTCGCAACGGATTGGCGACCCAGGCCGCGCCGCCGAGCCAGGTACTCGTCGGTCTCGCCCTGTTCATGACGTTGTTCGTCATGGCGCCCGTGATCGCCCAGGTCAACGACAAGGCCGTGCAGCCCTACCTCGCCGGCGACATCGGCGAGAAGCAGGCGTTCGAGGCGGCCGCTCCGCCGGTGCGGCGGTTCTTGCTCGAGCGCACCCGCGCGGCCGACTTGCGCCTGTTTTACGAGGTGTCGTCCGCGCCACGGCCCGCGAACGCCGACGACGTGCCGATGCGCATCGCGATTCCGGCGTTCGTCGTGTCCGAGCTGCGCACGGCGTTCGAGATTGGCCTCGTCCTGCTCCTTCCGTTCTTGGTCATCGACCTGATCACCGCGACGGTGCTCACGTCGCTCGGCATGATCATGCTGCCGCCGGTCATCGTATCGCTGCCGATCAAGCTGCTCGTGTTCGTCGCGGTCGACGGCTGGCACCTGGTCGTCGAGTCGCTGCTGCGGGGGGTGATGTAA
- a CDS encoding EscU/YscU/HrcU family type III secretion system export apparatus switch protein: protein MDRNRARVYPRRRGHRTPSGRRGVRSVAVSAPDKDQRTHAPTPKRIREFRKRGDIARSRDVTTTATLAGGLIACVVASGPMWRAIETLMRRALHGAGTADPALPAVAARSFAMACLPAAAGALAGYALASAWQLGWPPVFAFPKLNLGRVVSAESIKNIFAPTAMARRALLSTAKVAFVGYAGYLAVEAELHRFLRQPALEPGALGARAVSGTARLVQYAGLALAVLAAVDYLWQRRDLMGRMRMTLDEVKRENKEQEGDPHIRRERRRRQRELARRRLPAQVKQADVVVVNPTHFAVALRYRADEHNAPVVVAKGRGPVAQRIRDIARNAQIPILSRPPLARLIYRLVPEGREIPAQLYQAVAEVLAVVYRIRARRFAS, encoded by the coding sequence ATTGATCGCAACCGCGCCCGCGTTTATCCGCGACGTCGCGGGCATCGGACGCCGAGCGGCCGACGCGGTGTCAGGAGTGTTGCCGTGAGCGCGCCGGACAAGGATCAGCGCACCCACGCGCCAACGCCGAAGCGCATCCGCGAGTTCCGCAAGCGCGGCGACATCGCGCGGTCGCGCGACGTGACCACGACCGCGACCCTTGCCGGTGGCTTGATCGCCTGCGTCGTCGCGTCCGGTCCGATGTGGCGCGCGATCGAGACGCTCATGCGGCGCGCTCTGCACGGCGCGGGCACCGCCGATCCGGCGCTCCCCGCCGTCGCCGCGCGGTCGTTCGCGATGGCATGCCTGCCGGCCGCGGCGGGCGCCCTCGCCGGATACGCGCTGGCATCGGCGTGGCAGCTCGGCTGGCCGCCCGTGTTCGCCTTCCCCAAGCTCAACCTCGGCCGCGTCGTGTCGGCCGAGTCAATCAAGAACATCTTCGCACCGACGGCGATGGCGCGCCGCGCGCTGCTGTCCACCGCGAAGGTCGCGTTCGTCGGCTACGCCGGCTACCTCGCGGTCGAGGCGGAGCTGCATCGGTTCTTGCGGCAGCCGGCGCTGGAGCCGGGGGCGCTCGGGGCGCGCGCGGTGTCGGGCACCGCGCGGCTCGTCCAGTACGCGGGCCTGGCGCTGGCGGTGCTCGCGGCGGTCGACTACCTGTGGCAACGGCGCGACCTCATGGGGCGCATGCGCATGACCCTCGACGAGGTCAAGCGCGAAAACAAAGAACAAGAGGGCGACCCGCACATTCGCCGCGAGCGGCGCCGCCGCCAGCGCGAACTCGCGCGCCGCCGGCTGCCCGCCCAGGTCAAACAGGCGGACGTCGTCGTCGTCAACCCGACACACTTTGCGGTCGCGCTGCGCTACCGCGCGGACGAGCACAACGCCCCGGTCGTCGTGGCGAAGGGGCGTGGCCCGGTCGCCCAGCGCATTCGCGACATCGCTCGCAACGCGCAGATTCCGATCCTGAGCCGGCCGCCGCTGGCGCGCCTCATCTACAGGCTCGTGCCCGAGGGGCGTGAGATCCCGGCGCAGCTGTACCAGGCGGTCGCCGAGGTGCTCGCGGTCGTCTACCGCATCCGTGCCAGGAGGTTCGCGTCGTGA
- a CDS encoding type III secretion protein, whose translation MTVAIVAAFVAAVARCAAFLHAAPVIGESFIPANIRLTVAAAMAAAITPLRGPLDPALLPVAIPSEIVVGALAGLAARVVVAGAESAGQIIGLQIGLGFAASYDPALGETALAARRVAWCLAALAFVIAGGVEAAVPVLVGDAPAAVALAAGVRGLIDLGAGMFVAAVRLAAPAILAGLIANLVMALASRAAPALNVFSVMLAGVLVVGGAVLIATAPAFIRDVAGIGRRAADAVSGVLP comes from the coding sequence ATGACCGTCGCGATCGTCGCCGCGTTCGTCGCCGCCGTCGCGCGCTGTGCCGCGTTTCTCCACGCCGCGCCGGTCATCGGCGAGTCCTTCATCCCGGCAAACATCCGCCTGACGGTGGCGGCGGCCATGGCCGCGGCGATCACGCCCCTGCGTGGCCCGCTCGACCCGGCGCTGTTGCCGGTCGCGATCCCGAGTGAGATCGTGGTCGGCGCGCTGGCGGGACTCGCGGCCCGCGTCGTCGTCGCTGGCGCCGAGTCGGCCGGCCAGATCATCGGCCTCCAGATCGGCCTCGGGTTCGCCGCCAGCTACGACCCCGCGCTCGGGGAGACCGCGCTGGCCGCGCGCCGCGTCGCGTGGTGCCTCGCGGCGCTCGCGTTCGTGATCGCGGGCGGCGTCGAGGCGGCGGTTCCCGTCCTCGTCGGCGACGCGCCGGCCGCCGTCGCGTTGGCCGCCGGCGTGCGCGGCCTGATCGATCTCGGCGCCGGCATGTTCGTCGCGGCGGTCCGGCTCGCCGCCCCCGCGATCCTCGCCGGCCTGATCGCGAACCTCGTCATGGCGCTCGCGTCGCGGGCGGCGCCGGCACTCAACGTGTTCTCCGTCATGCTCGCCGGCGTCCTGGTCGTCGGCGGAGCCGTATTGATCGCAACCGCGCCCGCGTTTATCCGCGACGTCGCGGGCATCGGACGCCGAGCGGCCGACGCGGTGTCAGGAGTGTTGCCGTGA